Below is a genomic region from Methanosphaera sp. ISO3-F5.
TTACTACTGTTATTTCTTCATTGTTTCCGTTGATTTGTTTCCAGTTGTTTGTTTTTCCTGTGAATATGTCTTTTAGTTTTTCTTTGGGTAGGTTTGTTATGTTGTTTGATGGGTGTGTGATTATGACTATTGCGTCCATTGCTATTGTTGTTGCGTTTATGTTTTTGTTGTTTATTTCGGTTGAGTACATTCCTATGTCTGCGTTATCTTTTAGTATGCTGTTTAGTCCCATTGATGATCCGCCTGATTGTACTGATATGTCTATGTTGTTTGTTTTTTTCATGTATTTTTCTGATAGTTCTTCGCTTATTCCTTGTATGGATGATGATCCTACTATTTGTATGTTTTCTTTTTCTTCTAATCCTGGTGTGAATATTAGTATTCCTATGATTAGTATTAGTGCTGTTAGGATGTATTTTGTTTTCATTTTATTTTTTATGCTCCTCTTGGTAATTAGTATATACATTATTTTTGTTAGTATATAAACTATTGTATTTAGTGAATAAAAGTACATATTATGTGAACAAGAGTAGTTGTATAAACACAAATTATGAACAAAAAAAATTCAAACCCCCAAAAAACATGAAAAAATGTGAACAATAAATGAATAAAAATTCATAAAAAGAGAACAAAAAAATGAAAAATAAGAAAAATAATAAAAAAAATAACTGGAATTAAAATAAACAAAAAAATAAAAAAAAATATTCAACAAAAAATACTTCTACAACAAAACAAAACAATATAAACACAAAAAAATTTCCAACAATAATAAACCATCCATAAAATAACATAAAAATGGAATAAAAAATAAATATGTTTAAATACTACTTATTCCAAATTTATACTTACACAACAAAAAAAAATGGGGGATGCAAAAAAAATGGAAGAAAAAGAACTATACTTCACAATCAACGCAGTAAACATGTTCCACGGAATAAAACCATACAAAATAGGATCCATAATCAAACTAGTAAAAGAACCAGAAAACGACTACGACATGGAAGCCATAAGAATAGAACTAAGATACGCAGGAAAATCAGGATACGTAGCAAACAGCGTAAAAACAGTAGCCAAAGGAACATACAGTGCAGGAAGACTATACGACAAAATCCTCGACGAAGACTACGGAAAAGTAATATTCATAATACAAGACACAATAATAGCAAAAATACTAACAAAAGAAGAACTAACAAAAGAAAAAAACAATCCCGACAGTGACATAAACTTCATCTAAAAAAAAGGGGGAGGTGGAAAAGACATGACAGACATAATACAGGAAATATTTGACAAAATACAATACTTAGAAACAGAACAATACAAAAACATGACAGTAACAGCAATAAACATACCAGACAACAACATAGACCTAATGCCACTAGAAATAGGATTAAACATGGGACTAGTAGAAATAACAGAACTAGACGAACAAGGAATAGTAGGAGAAGTAAAAGTAACAAACAAAGCAGTAACACCACTATTACTATTAGACGGAGAAGAAATAATAGGATCCAAACAAAACAGGATAATAAACTCAACAATAATAATACCACCACAAAGCGAAAAAAACATACCAGTAAGCTGCGTAGAAGAAGGAAGATGGAGCTACAAAAGCAAAAAATTCAACTACTCAGACCACATGGCAACAAGCCGAGTAAGAAGAAACAAACAAGAAAGCGTAACACAATCACTAAGAGCACAAAATAATTACAAATCAAACCAGGCAAGAGTATGGGATAACATAAGAGACACAA
It encodes:
- a CDS encoding phosphate ABC transporter substrate-binding protein, with protein sequence MKTKYILTALILIIGILIFTPGLEEKENIQIVGSSSIQGISEELSEKYMKKTNNIDISVQSGGSSMGLNSILKDNADIGMYSTEINNKNINATTIAMDAIVIITHPSNNITNLPKEKLKDIFTGKTNNWKQINGNNEEITVVSREEGSGTRNTIKEKLLNNQSITSNALIQSSTGSLIQTVSTNPHAIGYASLTEIRNNNVKTITIDNKEATTENIKNGYYILQRPFIYLTKNPDKNTRQYIDWILSPEGQEIIEKEGLIPVN
- a CDS encoding HIRAN domain-containing protein, producing the protein MEEKELYFTINAVNMFHGIKPYKIGSIIKLVKEPENDYDMEAIRIELRYAGKSGYVANSVKTVAKGTYSAGRLYDKILDEDYGKVIFIIQDTIIAKILTKEELTKEKNNPDSDINFI
- a CDS encoding ARPP-1 family domain-containing protein, translated to MTDIIQEIFDKIQYLETEQYKNMTVTAINIPDNNIDLMPLEIGLNMGLVEITELDEQGIVGEVKVTNKAVTPLLLLDGEEIIGSKQNRIINSTIIIPPQSEKNIPVSCVEEGRWSYKSKKFNYSDHMATSRVRRNKQESVTQSLRAQNNYKSNQARVWDNIRDTINNLDITSETNALHDTYKQRITTIEEYKKAFKTQDKQNGIIVYINGQLAGLEIIYNKTRYNQYHEKIIESYIMDAIQTTEENNTNEITQEQLIQKIIETPRENYNPIGLGNDYRLEDDEIIGSIITYEEKLINASIFKKTEENII